Proteins encoded in a region of the Flavobacteriaceae bacterium HL-DH10 genome:
- a CDS encoding SDR family NAD(P)-dependent oxidoreductase → MTRTALITGATSGIGEATAYKFAENGINLILCGRRLQRLNTIQKALEKLTNVHILNFDVSYKEATFDAIASLPENFKDIDILINNAGNAHGLDPINKGSIDDWDAMIDINVKGLLYVSKAIIPQMTERQSGHIINIGSSAGKEVYAKGNVYCASKHAVLAITEGMRIDLNPFGIKVGAVSPGLVETEFSQVRFKGDKIADSVYKGFKALEAKDIAEIIYFAVSRPPHVNIADILVFPTAQANSSTIKKEL, encoded by the coding sequence ATGACAAGAACAGCCCTAATAACAGGTGCAACCAGTGGTATTGGTGAAGCAACAGCCTATAAATTTGCAGAAAATGGTATTAATTTAATACTTTGTGGAAGACGATTACAACGACTTAATACCATACAAAAAGCTTTAGAAAAGTTAACAAACGTTCATATTTTAAATTTTGACGTAAGCTATAAAGAAGCTACGTTTGATGCTATCGCATCACTTCCAGAAAACTTTAAAGACATAGATATTCTCATCAATAATGCAGGAAACGCACACGGTTTAGACCCAATAAACAAAGGTAGTATTGATGATTGGGATGCCATGATAGACATCAATGTAAAAGGTCTTTTATATGTAAGTAAAGCTATTATACCACAAATGACAGAGCGACAATCTGGACATATCATTAATATTGGTTCTTCGGCGGGTAAAGAAGTCTACGCAAAAGGCAATGTCTATTGTGCCAGCAAACACGCTGTTTTAGCAATTACCGAAGGTATGCGTATTGATTTAAATCCGTTTGGAATAAAAGTTGGAGCTGTTAGTCCTGGTTTAGTTGAAACTGAATTTTCTCAAGTGCGTTTTAAAGGTGATAAAATTGCAGATAGCGTTTACAAAGGCTTTAAAGCACTTGAAGCAAAAGACATTGCAGAGATTATTTATTTTGCAGTATCACGTCCGCCTCATGTAAATATTGCTGATATATTGGTATTTCCAACAGCGCAGGCGAATAGTAGTACTATTAAAAAGGAACTATGA